Proteins encoded by one window of Mercenaria mercenaria strain notata chromosome 4, MADL_Memer_1, whole genome shotgun sequence:
- the LOC128556271 gene encoding uncharacterized protein LOC128556271 — protein MSFQVETDAIPIPAESDDTANAISTKTNSESLNIADTPPQDQVTNDQNNDDFSNQTIQEPLTDLVLPLRPPKDFEMNNFLLCLAEEIEHDDLEKMKFLLLGEEGISTRTTEQIKSPLDLFKLLKKRSIISRHDILYLQLMLKFTGKEKSIRKACDFANNTKETIHFFPPPEKPADGYKYAQLHVKVPDAQKYTRQSLENLRRRISMMTFALESDIHIVRWS, from the exons ATGTCTTTTCAAGTAGAAACAGATGCGATACCCATTCCAGCAGAATCAGATGATACTGCTAATGCAATTTCTACAAAGACCAATAGCGAAAGCTTGAACATCGCTGATACTCCCCCTCAAGATCAAGTTACCAACGACCAGAACAATGATGATTTTTCTAATCAAACAATACAGGAACCACTCACTGATTTGGTATTGCCTCTAAGGCCACCTAAAGATTTTGAAATGAATAATTTCTTGTTATGTCTTGCTGAGGAAATAGAACATGATGATCTAGAAAAAATGAAGTTCCTGCTATTGG GAGAGGAAGGAATTTCCACAAGAACGACAGAGCAAATAAAATCGCCTCTAGATCTGTTCAAACTACTAAAGAAGAGGTCAATCATAAGTAGACATGATATACTTTATCTACAACTGATGTTAAAATTTACCGGAAAGGAAAAATCGATACGTAAGGCTTGCGATTTTGCCAACAATACGAAAGAAACAATACATTTCTTTCCACCTCCAGAAAAACCAG CCGATGGTTACAAGTATGCTCAACTTCACGTTAAAGTTCCGGATGCTCAAAAGTATACAAGACAAAGTCTAGAAAATCTGAGACGAAGGATATCTATGATGACATTCGCACTCGAATCCGACATTCATATCGTTCGTTGGTCTTGA